A window from Synechococcus sp. RSCCF101 encodes these proteins:
- a CDS encoding MFS transporter: MVFSTLLLDKLGENIIFPLLPFILAAYSPDGLTLGLLAATATLFAAVANPVVGAISDQIGRRPTVILCVLINTAGLALFGFAGSLGLIFVARAIGGIGSGTQSTAQAYIVDISTPATRARNFGISGAAFGLGAIIGPALGGLFAGWSPSFPVRLAAALSLLNLVQAMAFLPESLPMDQRQPLSWQRLNSAHQVLRLFRLPDVNVVTIAFVLFNMAFSGFTSLLVLFLKQRLGWSAAEAGGIFVVVGITVTAVQVGLIGPLVKRHGEKRLSRSGLFWMAAGILLVGCSVLLPAPLVASSVVLASIALAIGAALVIPNTRSLVAGLVPTSDQGVTLGSLSSVTALASSAGPILAGLIYDKSNLGCFVSQAVLCLAAAWVISALRWPRHPVGEPEGAAAP, from the coding sequence TCACCCTCGGACTCCTGGCAGCCACGGCGACCCTCTTCGCTGCCGTGGCCAATCCTGTGGTGGGCGCCATCAGTGATCAGATCGGTCGCCGCCCCACGGTGATCCTCTGTGTGCTGATCAACACTGCCGGTCTGGCACTCTTCGGCTTCGCGGGCTCCCTCGGACTGATTTTCGTGGCCCGGGCCATCGGGGGCATCGGCAGCGGCACCCAGAGCACAGCGCAGGCCTACATCGTGGACATCTCCACGCCAGCCACTCGGGCGCGCAATTTCGGCATCAGTGGAGCCGCCTTCGGCCTGGGGGCCATCATCGGGCCCGCCCTCGGCGGGCTTTTCGCAGGCTGGTCCCCTTCGTTTCCGGTCCGCCTGGCCGCGGCTCTCAGCCTGCTGAATCTGGTTCAGGCCATGGCGTTCCTGCCGGAATCGCTCCCCATGGATCAGAGACAGCCGCTCTCCTGGCAACGGCTGAATTCAGCCCATCAGGTGCTGCGCTTGTTCCGGCTGCCGGATGTGAATGTCGTCACAATCGCATTCGTTCTGTTCAACATGGCCTTCAGCGGCTTCACCAGCCTTCTGGTGCTGTTTCTGAAGCAGCGGCTGGGCTGGAGCGCTGCAGAAGCAGGAGGCATCTTTGTGGTGGTGGGCATCACAGTCACCGCTGTTCAGGTCGGTCTGATCGGTCCTTTGGTGAAACGTCACGGCGAAAAGAGGCTGAGCCGAAGTGGGCTCTTCTGGATGGCCGCCGGAATCCTTCTGGTCGGGTGCAGCGTGCTGCTGCCAGCACCGTTGGTGGCCTCCAGCGTGGTTCTGGCCTCGATCGCCCTGGCGATCGGGGCGGCTCTGGTGATCCCAAACACCCGGAGCCTGGTGGCAGGGCTTGTTCCCACCTCCGACCAGGGGGTGACCCTCGGCAGCCTGAGTTCCGTGACCGCCCTGGCCAGCAGCGCCGGTCCGATCCTTGCGGGGCTGATCTACGACAAAAGCAATCTGGGTTGTTTCGTTTCCCAGGCCGTCTTGTGCCTGGCCGCCGCCTGGGTGATCAGTGCCCTTCGCTGGCCTCGGCATCCAGTCGGCGAGCCAGAAGGCGCCGCAGCTCCGTGA